The Bacteroidota bacterium genome contains a region encoding:
- a CDS encoding NifU family protein gives METVHKQIEDALDSIRGYLQADGGDVRLHRITEDLVVELELLGACTSCNMSEMTMKAGIEQAIRRAVPEVQAVRTVNPAA, from the coding sequence ATGGAAACAGTTCATAAACAAATAGAGGACGCGCTGGATAGCATACGGGGCTACCTGCAGGCCGACGGGGGCGATGTGCGCCTGCACCGCATTACCGAAGACCTGGTTGTAGAGCTGGAGCTGCTGGGGGCCTGCACCAGCTGCAATATGAGCGAGATGACCATGAAGGCGGGCATAGAACAGGCCATACGCCGCGCGGTGCCAGAGGTGCAGGCCGTGCGCACCGTGAACCCCGCCGCCTGA
- a CDS encoding Mrp/NBP35 family ATP-binding protein, giving the protein MLSTNDILNALRHVEDPDLKQDLVSLNMIKDLRLEGGRVCFTVELTTPACPMKDAIQHACITAIHTLVDPGLQVEVTMGARVRAAQADPNSLLPQVKNLIAVGSGKGGVGKSTVAANLAVALAQAGSRVGLVDADIYGPSVPMLFGLVDQRPYLVQVDGQEKMEPILQHGVYVMSIGFLVEADKSIVWRGPMASNSLRQLITDTAWPELDYLIVDLPPGTGDIHITISQQFPLSGAVIVTTPQAVAVADARKAAGMFLSPHIQVPLLGVIENMSWFETEELPGRRFQLFGSGGGQQVAAEFGAPLLGQIPIVESIRATSDAGVPVAQDPAHPWYPHFRALAGELARQISILNAQKIPA; this is encoded by the coding sequence ATGCTCAGCACAAATGATATTCTAAATGCCCTGCGACATGTGGAGGACCCAGACCTGAAGCAGGACCTGGTAAGCCTGAACATGATAAAGGATCTGCGGCTGGAGGGTGGGCGCGTGTGCTTTACCGTGGAGCTCACTACCCCTGCCTGCCCCATGAAGGATGCCATCCAGCATGCGTGCATTACGGCCATCCACACCCTGGTAGACCCCGGGCTGCAGGTGGAGGTAACCATGGGTGCCCGGGTGCGCGCCGCGCAGGCCGACCCGAATAGCCTGCTGCCTCAGGTAAAAAACCTGATTGCCGTGGGGAGTGGCAAAGGGGGCGTGGGCAAGAGCACCGTGGCCGCAAACCTGGCCGTGGCACTGGCCCAGGCCGGCAGCCGGGTGGGGCTGGTGGATGCCGATATTTATGGGCCCAGTGTGCCTATGCTGTTTGGCCTGGTAGACCAGCGGCCCTACCTGGTGCAGGTAGACGGGCAGGAAAAAATGGAGCCGATTCTGCAACACGGCGTGTATGTTATGAGCATTGGCTTTTTGGTAGAGGCGGACAAGTCGATCGTATGGCGGGGGCCCATGGCGAGCAACAGCCTCCGCCAGCTCATTACCGATACGGCGTGGCCAGAGCTGGACTACCTGATTGTGGACCTGCCACCCGGTACCGGCGATATTCATATCACCATTAGCCAGCAGTTTCCGCTCAGCGGGGCAGTCATCGTTACCACCCCCCAGGCGGTGGCCGTGGCCGATGCACGCAAGGCGGCGGGCATGTTTCTCAGCCCACACATACAGGTACCGCTGCTGGGTGTTATCGAGAATATGTCCTGGTTTGAAACCGAAGAGCTGCCGGGTCGCCGGTTCCAGCTTTTCGGCAGTGGTGGTGGGCAGCAGGTGGCAGCCGAGTTTGGCGCACCACTGCTGGGTCAGATTCCCATCGTAGAGTCCATCCGCGCTACCAGTGATGCAGGTGTACCCGTAGCCCAGGACCCTGCACACCCCTGGTACCCGCATTTTCGGGCCTTGGCCGGCGAGCTAGCCCGACAGATCAGCATCCTGAATGCCCAAAAAATACCGGCCTAG
- a CDS encoding RNA methyltransferase — MRQKKQRQQQQLFVAAGYKLLAEAVAAHWPMQAVIGTAAALGALPPSSIPPAGVPCYEATEAQLKLLADQEQPEGVVVLCQLPAAGPPPPGSPDACLLLQGVADPGNLGTLLRSAAWFGLRQVLCGPGCADAYNAKAVRATMGAIFRLQLGYTDDLAGWIAASTQPVWAAHLQGQPLPAVRFRPGHRLLLGSESHGVEAALLALPTVQPVHIPGTAGAESLNVASAGAILLYAWHQQVFYPHAG; from the coding sequence TTGAGACAAAAGAAGCAGCGGCAGCAGCAGCAGTTGTTTGTGGCTGCGGGCTACAAGCTGCTGGCCGAGGCGGTGGCCGCACACTGGCCCATGCAGGCAGTAATCGGCACAGCGGCAGCGCTGGGTGCCCTGCCCCCGTCCTCCATCCCGCCCGCCGGGGTGCCCTGCTACGAGGCAACAGAGGCCCAGCTGAAGCTGCTGGCAGACCAGGAGCAGCCCGAGGGGGTGGTGGTGCTCTGCCAGCTACCGGCTGCCGGGCCCCCGCCGCCCGGCAGCCCCGATGCCTGCCTGCTCCTGCAGGGCGTAGCCGACCCGGGCAACCTGGGTACGCTGCTGCGCAGTGCGGCCTGGTTTGGCCTCCGGCAGGTGCTGTGCGGGCCTGGCTGTGCCGATGCCTACAATGCCAAGGCGGTGCGTGCCACCATGGGGGCCATCTTCCGGCTACAGCTGGGCTATACCGACGACCTGGCTGGCTGGATAGCCGCATCTACCCAGCCCGTGTGGGCCGCCCACCTGCAGGGCCAGCCACTGCCGGCGGTTCGGTTTAGGCCCGGCCACCGCCTGCTGCTGGGTAGTGAGAGCCATGGGGTAGAGGCTGCCCTGCTAGCCCTGCCCACTGTGCAGCCCGTGCACATACCCGGTACTGCCGGCGCAGAGAGCCTGAATGTGGCCTCTGCCGGTGCTATATTGCTATACGCCTGGCATCAGCAGGTATTTTACCCCCACGCGGGCTAG